The following coding sequences lie in one Frigoribacterium sp. SL97 genomic window:
- the rph gene encoding ribonuclease PH — translation MTDTTSTTVRADGRSTTDLRPVTIETGWSAHAEGSALITFGGTKVLCTASFTNGVPRWLTGKGKGWVTAEYAMLPRATNSRNDRESVKGKIGGRTHEISRLIGRSLRAVVDTKALGENTIVLDCDVLQADGGTRTAAITGAYVALAQAIEWGREKKFVGQKATPLTDSVSAVSVGIIDGEPMLDLAYVEDVRAETDMNVVVTGSGSFVEVQGTAEGAPFDRRELDSLLDLAVAGAVDLSRFQREALGR, via the coding sequence ATGACCGACACCACGAGCACGACCGTCCGCGCCGACGGGCGCAGCACGACCGACCTGCGCCCCGTCACGATCGAGACCGGGTGGAGCGCCCACGCCGAGGGCAGCGCCCTCATCACCTTCGGCGGCACGAAGGTGCTCTGCACGGCGTCCTTCACGAACGGCGTGCCCCGCTGGCTGACCGGCAAGGGCAAGGGCTGGGTCACGGCCGAGTACGCGATGCTGCCCCGGGCCACCAACTCGCGCAACGACCGCGAGAGCGTCAAGGGCAAGATCGGCGGTCGCACGCACGAGATCTCGCGCCTGATCGGCCGCAGCCTCCGCGCCGTGGTCGACACCAAGGCCCTCGGAGAGAACACGATCGTCCTCGACTGCGACGTCCTGCAGGCGGACGGCGGCACCCGCACCGCCGCCATCACGGGTGCCTACGTCGCCCTCGCCCAGGCGATCGAGTGGGGGCGCGAGAAGAAGTTCGTCGGGCAGAAGGCCACGCCCCTGACCGACAGCGTCTCCGCCGTCTCGGTGGGCATCATCGACGGCGAGCCGATGCTCGACCTCGCCTACGTCGAGGACGTCCGGGCCGAGACCGACATGAACGTCGTCGTCACGGGCAGCGGATCGTTCGTCGAGGTGCAGGGCACGGCCGAGGGCGCGCCGTTCGACCGTCGCGAGCTCGACTCGTTGCTCGACCTCGCCGTCGCCGGCGCCGTCGACCTGAGTCGCTTCCAGCGCGAGGCCCTCGGCCGATGA
- a CDS encoding non-canonical purine NTP pyrophosphatase — MTRVVIATHNQGKVAELRLLLAETAPGVELVAYDGPEPVEDGDSFAANALIKARAAARHTGLPALADDSGISAAALGGAPGIHSARYAGTRDADDNIDKLLTELDGADDRSAWFSCAAALVVPSAVGVEGSDGPPDASAWVEHVEYGEWHGEVLEARVGSNGHGYDPVFRPEGESRSAAELTADEKNAVSHRARAFRAIAPRVAALAD, encoded by the coding sequence ATGACCCGTGTCGTCATCGCCACGCACAACCAGGGCAAGGTGGCCGAGCTCCGGCTGCTGCTCGCCGAGACGGCGCCGGGCGTCGAGCTGGTCGCCTACGACGGCCCCGAGCCGGTCGAGGACGGTGACTCGTTCGCGGCCAACGCCCTGATCAAGGCGCGTGCGGCAGCACGTCACACCGGGCTGCCCGCCCTCGCCGACGACAGCGGGATCTCGGCGGCGGCCCTGGGCGGGGCTCCCGGCATCCACTCGGCGCGCTACGCCGGTACCCGCGACGCGGACGACAACATCGACAAGCTGCTGACCGAGCTCGACGGTGCCGACGACCGCTCGGCCTGGTTCTCGTGCGCCGCCGCCCTCGTCGTGCCGTCGGCCGTCGGTGTCGAGGGCTCCGACGGGCCGCCCGACGCGAGCGCGTGGGTCGAGCACGTCGAGTACGGCGAATGGCACGGCGAGGTGCTGGAGGCGCGGGTCGGCTCGAACGGGCACGGTTACGACCCCGTGTTCCGCCCCGAGGGCGAGAGCCGCAGCGCGGCCGAGCTCACGGCGGACGAGAAGAACGCCGTCAGTCACCGCGCCCGGGCGTTCCGGGCGATCGCGCCCCGGGTGGCCGCGCTCGCGGACTGA
- a CDS encoding nicotinate phosphoribosyltransferase → MVEAALKAGTAHRDSVFEVFARRLPEGRRYGIVAGTGRFLELLADFRFGDDEVAWLREAGVVDATTADWLADYRFSGDIWGYAEGEVYLPGSPLLVIQSTFAEAVLLETLALSVFNYDSAVASAAARMVSAADGRPLAEMGSRRTGERSAVAAARAAYIAGFGATSNLEAGRSWGVPTMGTAAHAFTLLHDTEEDAFRAQVDTLGPGTTLLVDTYDIPEAVATAVRVAGPSLGAVRIDSGDLPSLVGQVRTQLDELGATAAKITVTNDLDEYTIAALRAAPVDSFGVGTSVVSGSGHPAAGMVFKLVARRGDDGEWVSVAKKSADKASVGGRKSPVRVIVDGVATRELIRVGSSETASGERSLHVPLVTAGEIDARHTGPEGVARARLHRAAAVAELPDQALRLGRGEPVVPTVYA, encoded by the coding sequence ATGGTGGAGGCCGCCCTCAAGGCGGGCACGGCCCACCGCGACAGCGTGTTCGAGGTGTTCGCGCGACGTCTGCCCGAGGGGCGGCGCTACGGCATCGTCGCGGGCACCGGTCGGTTCCTCGAGCTGCTCGCCGACTTCCGGTTCGGCGACGACGAGGTGGCCTGGCTGCGCGAGGCGGGGGTCGTGGACGCGACGACCGCCGACTGGCTGGCCGACTACCGGTTCTCGGGCGACATCTGGGGTTACGCCGAGGGCGAGGTCTACCTGCCGGGGTCGCCGCTGCTGGTCATCCAGTCGACCTTCGCCGAGGCCGTGCTGCTCGAGACCCTGGCGCTGAGCGTCTTCAACTACGACTCGGCCGTGGCCAGCGCGGCGGCACGCATGGTCTCGGCCGCCGACGGTCGCCCGCTCGCCGAGATGGGCTCACGGCGGACGGGCGAACGCAGCGCCGTGGCCGCTGCCCGGGCCGCCTACATCGCGGGCTTCGGTGCCACGAGCAACCTCGAGGCCGGCCGGTCGTGGGGCGTCCCGACGATGGGCACCGCCGCCCACGCGTTCACCCTGTTGCACGACACCGAAGAGGACGCCTTCCGCGCCCAGGTCGACACCTTGGGGCCGGGCACCACCCTGCTCGTCGACACCTACGACATCCCCGAAGCCGTGGCCACGGCCGTCCGGGTCGCCGGGCCGTCGCTCGGGGCCGTGCGCATCGACAGCGGCGACCTGCCGTCGCTGGTGGGCCAGGTCCGCACTCAGCTCGACGAGCTCGGCGCGACGGCGGCGAAGATCACCGTCACGAACGACCTGGACGAGTACACGATCGCCGCCCTGCGCGCGGCCCCGGTCGACTCGTTCGGCGTCGGCACCTCGGTCGTCTCGGGATCGGGCCACCCGGCCGCCGGCATGGTCTTCAAACTGGTCGCCCGTCGCGGCGACGACGGCGAGTGGGTCTCCGTGGCGAAGAAGTCGGCCGACAAGGCCTCCGTGGGTGGACGGAAGTCCCCCGTGCGCGTCATCGTGGACGGGGTCGCCACCCGCGAACTCATCCGCGTCGGGTCGTCGGAGACGGCGTCCGGTGAACGGTCGCTGCACGTCCCGCTCGTCACGGCCGGCGAGATCGACGCCCGGCACACCGGGCCGGAGGGTGTCGCTCGCGCGCGCCTCCACCGAGCCGCGGCCGTGGCCGAGCTACCCGACCAGGCGCTGCGGCTCGGTCGTGGCGAGCCGGTCGTGCCGACCGTCTACGCGTGA
- a CDS encoding ABC transporter permease — MVAELLRLRLQTIGNTVRFGPRRLTVAVASVLAVLIVTIAVASLVSGLRDAPLDDVRALAVGGGALLLVGFAVVPFATVRPAWSDPRRLAVLGVPEGRAAIGLALGAAVGLPTLALLVLSTGYVRAWGEGTGVAAVAVVGALVAGVTALLLALVASTLNSVVLTSRRGRELALVGAVLVVLLAVPVVVDLVRLSLPGRSGTGVVADALAWTPFGAALALPGHVAAGQTGRVVADVAIAAVTLVALWLAWRALVARAFVDRPEPEEVDDGDGLGWFEYVRASPTGAVAGRSLTYWMRDARYRMSLVIIPFLPLLVVPLGIAGVSWNWLALVPVPIMCLILGFLPHNDVAYDSTALWMHVASDTRGLADRVGRLAPPLLIGVPLVVLGSVVATWLFGDWQALPSELGVSAGFLLSGLGLSSLVSALLPYATVRPHDDPFQQPQSNGATAAWAQTVMIGGAVLATAPALWFAGRGLITGYPAGGTWALVLGVGIGLVVLVAGVALGARVFSRRAPELLAFALRS, encoded by the coding sequence ATGGTTGCAGAACTTCTCCGACTGAGGCTCCAGACGATCGGCAACACGGTCCGCTTCGGGCCCCGCCGACTGACCGTCGCCGTGGCGTCCGTGCTGGCCGTGCTGATCGTGACCATCGCGGTCGCGAGCCTCGTGAGCGGCCTGCGTGATGCGCCCCTCGACGACGTGCGCGCCCTCGCGGTCGGCGGGGGAGCCCTCTTGCTGGTCGGATTCGCCGTCGTCCCCTTCGCGACGGTCCGTCCTGCCTGGAGCGACCCCCGCCGCCTCGCCGTCCTCGGCGTGCCCGAGGGGCGGGCGGCGATCGGACTCGCGCTCGGTGCCGCGGTCGGACTCCCCACGCTGGCCCTGCTGGTCCTCTCGACCGGGTACGTCCGGGCCTGGGGCGAGGGCACCGGCGTCGCCGCCGTCGCGGTCGTGGGGGCACTCGTCGCCGGCGTCACCGCGCTGTTGTTGGCCCTCGTGGCCTCGACGCTGAACAGCGTCGTCCTGACCTCCCGTCGCGGTCGCGAACTCGCACTCGTCGGTGCCGTGCTCGTCGTGCTGCTCGCCGTGCCCGTGGTCGTCGACCTCGTCCGTCTCTCGCTGCCCGGCCGTTCGGGCACCGGCGTGGTCGCGGACGCCCTCGCCTGGACGCCCTTCGGAGCCGCGCTGGCGCTCCCCGGTCACGTCGCCGCAGGTCAGACCGGTCGCGTCGTGGCCGACGTCGCCATCGCCGCCGTCACGCTCGTGGCGCTCTGGCTCGCCTGGCGGGCACTCGTCGCGCGCGCGTTCGTCGACCGACCCGAGCCCGAGGAGGTCGACGACGGCGACGGACTCGGGTGGTTCGAGTACGTCAGGGCCTCGCCGACCGGAGCCGTGGCGGGCCGCAGCCTCACCTACTGGATGCGCGACGCCCGCTACCGCATGTCGCTCGTCATCATCCCGTTCCTCCCGTTGCTCGTCGTCCCCCTCGGCATCGCGGGTGTCAGCTGGAACTGGCTGGCCCTCGTCCCGGTGCCGATCATGTGCCTGATCCTGGGGTTCCTGCCGCACAACGACGTGGCCTACGACAGCACGGCGCTCTGGATGCACGTGGCGTCCGACACGCGGGGTCTGGCGGACCGGGTGGGTCGACTCGCGCCTCCTCTGCTGATCGGCGTCCCGCTCGTGGTGCTCGGCTCGGTCGTCGCCACCTGGTTGTTCGGCGACTGGCAGGCCCTGCCGTCCGAGCTGGGGGTCAGCGCCGGCTTCCTCCTCAGCGGCCTCGGTCTCTCGAGCCTGGTGTCGGCCCTCCTGCCGTACGCCACGGTCCGACCGCACGACGACCCGTTCCAGCAGCCGCAGTCGAACGGCGCGACCGCGGCCTGGGCCCAGACCGTCATGATCGGGGGAGCCGTCCTCGCCACCGCACCCGCCCTCTGGTTCGCCGGTCGCGGGCTCATCACGGGCTACCCCGCGGGTGGCACGTGGGCGCTGGTCCTCGGCGTCGGCATCGGACTCGTCGTGCTGGTCGCGGGTGTCGCCCTGGGTGCCCGGGTCTTCTCGCGGCGGGCTCCCGAGCTGCTGGCGTTCGCCCTCCGCAGCTGA
- the mnmA gene encoding tRNA 2-thiouridine(34) synthase MnmA produces the protein MKVLAAMSGGVDSAVAAARAVEAGHDVVGVHLALSRMPGTLRTGSRGCCTIEDSMDAQRAANKIGIPYYVWDFSERFKLDVVDDFVAEYTAGRTPNPCMRCNERIKFAALLEKALALGFDAVCTGHYATVVTDDRGNRELHRASAWAKDQSYVLGVLTAEQLAHSMFPLGATPSKAEVRAEAAERGFSVASKPDSHDICFIPDGDTRGWLAERVGAETGEILDRSGAVVGSHEGAHAFTVGQRKGLNIGFPSDDGKPRFVLEVRPVDNTVVVGPKEALDIAEIAGGSYTWAGLAPVDPTVAFDCDVQIRAHADPVPAVARVSEVEGKKELVITPREPLNGVAPGQTAVVYVGTRVLGQCTIDRTVSAVPVPADVTV, from the coding sequence ATGAAGGTCTTGGCAGCGATGAGTGGTGGAGTCGACTCGGCGGTGGCCGCGGCGAGGGCGGTCGAGGCCGGCCACGACGTGGTGGGCGTGCACCTGGCCCTCAGCCGGATGCCGGGAACGCTCCGAACGGGCAGCCGTGGCTGCTGCACGATCGAGGACTCGATGGACGCCCAGCGCGCCGCCAACAAGATCGGCATCCCCTACTACGTGTGGGACTTCTCCGAGCGCTTCAAGCTCGATGTCGTCGACGACTTCGTCGCCGAGTACACCGCAGGCCGCACGCCCAATCCCTGCATGCGCTGCAACGAGCGCATCAAGTTCGCCGCCCTGCTCGAGAAGGCGCTCGCGCTCGGCTTCGACGCGGTCTGCACGGGTCACTACGCGACCGTCGTCACCGACGACCGGGGCAACCGAGAGCTGCACCGCGCCTCCGCCTGGGCGAAGGACCAGTCGTACGTTCTGGGCGTGCTCACCGCCGAGCAGCTCGCGCACTCGATGTTCCCGCTCGGGGCGACGCCCTCCAAGGCCGAGGTGCGGGCCGAGGCCGCCGAGCGCGGCTTCAGCGTGGCGTCCAAGCCCGACAGCCACGACATCTGCTTCATCCCCGACGGCGACACCCGCGGGTGGCTCGCCGAGCGGGTCGGTGCCGAGACGGGTGAGATCCTCGATCGCAGCGGTGCCGTGGTCGGGTCGCACGAGGGGGCGCACGCCTTCACGGTCGGCCAGCGCAAGGGCCTCAACATCGGCTTCCCGTCCGACGACGGGAAGCCGCGCTTCGTGCTCGAGGTGCGACCGGTCGACAACACGGTCGTCGTCGGACCGAAGGAGGCCCTCGACATCGCCGAGATCGCCGGCGGCTCGTACACCTGGGCCGGGCTCGCCCCGGTCGACCCGACGGTCGCGTTCGACTGCGACGTGCAGATCCGTGCCCACGCCGACCCCGTACCCGCCGTCGCGCGGGTGTCGGAGGTCGAGGGTAAGAAAGAACTCGTGATCACACCTCGCGAACCCCTCAACGGCGTCGCCCCCGGGCAGACCGCCGTCGTCTACGTCGGCACCCGCGTCCTCGGTCAGTGCACGATCGACCGCACGGTCAGCGCCGTGCCCGTGCCCGCAGACGTCACCGTCTGA
- a CDS encoding DUF3039 domain-containing protein, which translates to MTDTQTGGGLDVMDRELEKLLNDEAIDPGDHERFSHYVKKDKIMESALSGKPVKALCGKKWTPGRDPEKFPVCPTCKEIYEKMTSE; encoded by the coding sequence ATGACTGACACGCAGACGGGCGGCGGCCTCGACGTCATGGACCGCGAGCTCGAGAAGCTCCTGAACGACGAGGCGATCGACCCGGGCGACCACGAGCGCTTCTCGCACTACGTGAAGAAGGACAAGATCATGGAGTCCGCGTTGAGCGGCAAGCCCGTCAAGGCGCTCTGCGGCAAGAAATGGACGCCCGGTCGCGACCCCGAGAAGTTCCCGGTGTGCCCGACCTGCAAAGAGATCTACGAGAAGATGACGTCCGAGTGA
- the murI gene encoding glutamate racemase → MTDAPIGVFDSGVGGLTVSRAIIDQLPHESIRYVGDTAHSPYGPKPIAQVRGYALAVMDDLVAQGVKLLVIACNTASSAVLRDARERYTIGAGIPVVEVIQPAVRAAVQQTRNGRIGVIGTEGTINSRAYEDAFAAAAGLELITQACPRFVEFVEAGDTSSPELRAVAEGYLAPLRDAGIDTLVLGCTHYPLMSAAVQYVVGPDVRLVSSAEETAADVYRTLVQHGLERTDRGEPHHEFEATGPDEKSFLRLARRFLGPEVSRVGHLETGAIELPPGLRTVERT, encoded by the coding sequence GTGACGGACGCACCCATCGGAGTCTTCGACAGCGGCGTCGGCGGGCTGACCGTGTCGAGGGCGATCATCGACCAGCTGCCCCACGAGTCGATCCGGTACGTCGGCGACACGGCCCATTCGCCGTACGGGCCGAAGCCGATCGCCCAGGTGCGCGGCTACGCCCTCGCCGTGATGGACGACCTCGTCGCCCAGGGTGTCAAGTTGCTGGTCATCGCCTGCAACACCGCCTCGTCCGCGGTGCTGCGCGACGCCCGGGAGCGGTACACGATCGGCGCGGGCATCCCCGTCGTCGAGGTGATCCAGCCCGCCGTGCGCGCGGCGGTGCAGCAGACGCGCAACGGCCGCATCGGCGTCATCGGCACCGAGGGCACGATCAACTCGCGCGCCTACGAGGACGCGTTCGCGGCGGCCGCGGGTCTCGAGCTGATCACGCAGGCCTGTCCCCGCTTCGTCGAGTTCGTCGAGGCGGGCGACACGTCGAGCCCCGAGCTGCGGGCAGTCGCCGAGGGGTACCTCGCCCCGCTGCGCGACGCCGGCATCGACACCCTCGTCCTGGGCTGCACGCACTACCCCCTCATGTCGGCGGCCGTCCAGTACGTCGTGGGCCCCGACGTCCGTCTCGTGTCCAGCGCGGAAGAGACGGCAGCCGACGTCTACCGCACCCTCGTCCAGCACGGGCTCGAGCGCACCGACCGGGGCGAGCCGCACCACGAGTTCGAGGCGACCGGGCCCGACGAGAAGTCGTTCCTGCGCCTGGCCCGCCGGTTCCTGGGTCCCGAGGTCTCGCGCGTCGGGCACCTCGAGACGGGGGCGATCGAGTTGCCCCCGGGCCTCCGCACCGTCGAGCGGACCTGA
- a CDS encoding ABC transporter ATP-binding protein, giving the protein MAGRREDELGDIAPDSTPGDDTVGAVGASDQGEKTVDDDSTTAGDVAEGTAESTEAATPRVPVTKSSTARKPPAPRKPSSPRKPSQRTAADRSAAAKKAAATRAANARARAEAAAKAAEEEVVAELADAGATTDGTVVVPVSADDYFGDALTAEEESAVAPDDTLAADAPTTAGATAPADEATVEVPEADGGDVEALDSEGDVRPTRQVDVEAPVVLSISGLMKRYGGTVAVENVDLEVRAGSFYGIVGPNGAGKTTTLSIVTGLLRPDAGTVTVLGADVWRDPAAAKRSLGVLPDRLRLFDRLTGAQLLYYSATLRGLDGVTARKRSSDLATAFGLHDALGRLVSDYSVGMTKKIALAAAIIHSPRVLVLDEPFESVDPVSAATVTDVLQRYVAGGGTVLLSSHSMDLVERICDSVAVIVDGHVLASGTVDEVRAGRSLEQRFVELAGGRAVTEGMEWLQNFSD; this is encoded by the coding sequence ATGGCTGGACGGCGCGAGGACGAATTGGGTGACATCGCCCCCGACTCGACACCGGGTGACGACACGGTCGGGGCGGTGGGCGCGTCCGACCAGGGGGAGAAAACAGTGGACGACGACTCGACGACCGCGGGGGACGTGGCCGAGGGGACGGCTGAGTCGACGGAGGCCGCGACGCCCCGCGTCCCGGTGACGAAGTCGTCGACCGCGCGCAAGCCCCCGGCACCCCGGAAGCCCTCGTCGCCCCGCAAACCCTCGCAGCGCACCGCCGCCGACCGGTCGGCGGCGGCCAAGAAGGCAGCAGCAACCCGTGCCGCGAACGCGCGCGCCCGGGCCGAGGCGGCGGCGAAGGCCGCGGAAGAAGAGGTCGTCGCCGAACTCGCCGACGCGGGTGCCACGACGGACGGTACGGTCGTCGTCCCCGTCTCGGCCGACGACTACTTCGGCGACGCCCTGACGGCCGAGGAGGAATCGGCGGTCGCCCCGGACGACACGCTCGCCGCCGACGCACCGACGACCGCCGGCGCGACCGCCCCGGCCGACGAGGCCACCGTCGAGGTCCCCGAGGCCGACGGCGGCGACGTCGAGGCCCTCGACAGCGAGGGCGACGTCCGACCGACCCGCCAGGTCGACGTCGAGGCGCCCGTCGTGCTGTCGATCTCGGGGCTCATGAAGCGCTACGGCGGCACGGTCGCCGTCGAGAACGTCGACCTCGAGGTGCGGGCCGGGTCGTTCTACGGCATCGTCGGTCCGAACGGGGCCGGCAAGACGACGACCCTGTCGATCGTGACCGGCCTCCTGCGTCCCGACGCCGGCACCGTGACCGTCCTCGGGGCCGACGTCTGGCGAGACCCGGCCGCGGCGAAGCGAAGCCTCGGCGTCCTCCCCGACCGCCTGCGGCTCTTCGACCGGCTGACGGGTGCCCAGCTCCTCTACTATTCCGCGACCCTGCGGGGGCTCGACGGCGTCACGGCGCGCAAGCGCTCCTCCGACCTCGCCACCGCGTTCGGGCTCCACGACGCGCTCGGCCGTCTCGTCAGCGACTACTCCGTGGGCATGACGAAGAAGATCGCCCTGGCCGCCGCGATCATCCACTCGCCCCGGGTCCTCGTCCTCGACGAGCCCTTCGAATCGGTCGACCCCGTCTCGGCCGCGACCGTGACGGACGTCCTGCAGCGCTACGTGGCCGGGGGCGGGACGGTGCTGCTCTCGAGCCACAGCATGGACCTGGTCGAGCGCATCTGCGACAGCGTCGCGGTGATCGTCGACGGCCACGTGCTCGCCAGCGGCACGGTCGACGAGGTTCGGGCCGGACGCTCCCTCGAGCAGCGGTTCGTCGAGCTCGCCGGCGGGCGCGCGGTCACGGAGGGCATGGAATGGTTGCAGAACTTCTCCGACTGA
- a CDS encoding DedA family protein, producing the protein MLPLVSIPWLNPEYLLTSFGPWAVLGVCLLVFAETGLLIGFLFPGDTLLIITGILAATNPGALGLPIWLIAIFISIAAFAGGELGYLIGHKVGPRIFERKESGLFSVANVNRTNAFFERFGPMAVIIARFVPVIRTFAPIMAGVGHMSYRRYSLFNAVGAVVWGMGITLAGFGIGHIPPVADFVSSYIDLILLGAVLATVIPIAIHYFHGVHQAKKAEASGEVETPQVSSAPHDA; encoded by the coding sequence ATGCTGCCCCTCGTCTCCATCCCCTGGTTGAACCCCGAGTACCTGCTCACGTCCTTCGGACCGTGGGCCGTGCTCGGCGTCTGCCTGCTCGTCTTCGCCGAGACGGGCCTGCTGATCGGCTTCCTGTTCCCGGGTGACACGCTGTTGATCATCACGGGCATCCTCGCCGCGACGAACCCCGGCGCCCTCGGCCTGCCGATCTGGCTGATCGCGATCTTCATCAGCATCGCCGCGTTCGCCGGCGGCGAGCTCGGCTACCTCATCGGCCACAAGGTCGGCCCCCGCATCTTCGAGCGGAAGGAGAGCGGGCTGTTCAGCGTCGCGAACGTCAACCGCACGAACGCCTTCTTCGAGCGGTTCGGCCCGATGGCCGTCATCATCGCCCGGTTCGTCCCGGTGATCCGCACCTTCGCGCCGATCATGGCCGGAGTCGGCCACATGAGCTACCGGCGGTACTCGCTGTTCAACGCCGTCGGCGCCGTCGTCTGGGGCATGGGCATCACGTTGGCGGGCTTCGGCATCGGACACATCCCGCCCGTCGCGGACTTCGTCAGCTCGTACATCGACCTCATCCTGCTCGGGGCCGTGCTGGCGACGGTGATCCCCATCGCGATCCACTACTTCCACGGGGTGCACCAGGCCAAGAAGGCCGAGGCCTCGGGCGAGGTCGAGACGCCGCAGGTGTCGTCCGCGCCGCACGACGCCTGA
- a CDS encoding MFS transporter — protein sequence MSSSSPAFSMRSVALAAFLPAALFAIGEGAIIPIIPVVASELGASLPFAGFVAALILVGELIGDIPSGWLVSRIGERTAMIGASLVSIGGLVTCLLAPNEIVLAVGVLVIGLATAVFALARHAFMTSFVPVEIRARALSSLGGVFRLGYFVGPFLSAGVIELTGSVQSAFVVHIVGCLGAAIALLVLRDPSAAFGVRPGSGTEDGADLVAREAHGLFATLWRHRGVLLKLGSGAALIGAMRSGRQVMLPLWAVSIGLGASETAIIIGIAGAVDFALFYTSGQIMDRFGRLWSAVPCMVGLGLSYLALSFTHDLDARVGWFVAVAILMSLANGVGSGILMTLGADLADKGDPAPFLGAWRFTGDAGSAAAPLLISGVTAVVSISLASGVMGVLGLVGAAILVRYVPRYSPHVPRSQR from the coding sequence ATGTCTTCCTCCTCCCCCGCCTTCAGCATGCGGTCGGTGGCCCTCGCGGCGTTCCTGCCCGCGGCGCTCTTCGCCATCGGCGAGGGGGCCATCATCCCGATCATCCCCGTCGTGGCGAGCGAGCTCGGTGCCTCGCTCCCCTTCGCCGGCTTCGTCGCCGCGCTCATCCTCGTGGGCGAGCTGATCGGCGACATCCCGAGCGGATGGCTCGTCAGCCGCATCGGCGAGCGCACCGCGATGATCGGTGCCTCGCTCGTGAGCATCGGCGGACTCGTCACCTGTCTGCTGGCGCCGAACGAGATCGTCCTCGCCGTCGGCGTGCTGGTGATCGGCCTCGCGACCGCGGTCTTCGCCCTCGCACGGCACGCCTTCATGACCAGCTTCGTGCCCGTCGAGATCCGCGCCAGGGCGCTGTCGAGCCTCGGCGGAGTCTTCCGACTCGGCTACTTCGTCGGCCCGTTCCTCTCGGCCGGGGTCATCGAGTTGACCGGGTCCGTGCAATCGGCGTTCGTCGTCCACATCGTCGGCTGCCTCGGCGCGGCGATCGCGCTGCTCGTCCTGCGCGACCCGTCGGCTGCCTTCGGCGTCCGGCCGGGCAGCGGCACGGAGGACGGCGCCGACCTCGTCGCCCGGGAGGCACACGGCCTCTTCGCGACCCTCTGGCGTCATCGAGGCGTGCTGCTGAAGCTCGGCAGCGGGGCGGCCCTGATCGGCGCCATGCGTTCCGGTCGCCAGGTCATGCTGCCCCTCTGGGCCGTCAGCATCGGCCTCGGGGCGTCCGAGACCGCGATCATCATCGGCATCGCCGGCGCCGTGGACTTCGCGCTCTTCTACACGAGCGGACAGATCATGGACCGCTTCGGGCGCCTCTGGAGCGCCGTCCCCTGCATGGTGGGCCTCGGGCTCTCGTACCTCGCCCTGTCGTTCACGCACGACCTCGACGCCAGGGTCGGATGGTTCGTCGCCGTCGCGATCCTGATGTCCCTGGCCAACGGCGTCGGCAGCGGCATCCTCATGACGCTCGGTGCCGACCTGGCCGACAAAGGCGACCCCGCACCCTTCCTCGGCGCCTGGCGCTTCACCGGCGACGCGGGCAGCGCTGCGGCGCCCCTGCTCATCTCCGGGGTGACCGCGGTCGTGTCGATCTCGCTCGCCAGCGGGGTGATGGGCGTCCTCGGCCTCGTGGGTGCGGCGATCCTCGTGCGCTACGTGCCCCGCTACTCACCGCACGTGCCCCGCTCGCAGCGCTAG